The following are encoded in a window of Dysidea avara chromosome 4, odDysAvar1.4, whole genome shotgun sequence genomic DNA:
- the LOC136254552 gene encoding germ cell nuclear acidic protein-like: MIKGSLPQSRFILREGDIMASTRILEEDLIQAVFDGLSEEDESDNDEDNEIYAFLGAPTVRRADLMAANLAEDEGEDQEEQEDQFDHADLMAGCLSIAGGDQEHEVSSTPLVASTTGSSNANLDTSVIENDLSDREVLAAYTGSSSSDNSDDDTHPSAPKRPRRARVTRAQCRMPRRDCSTRHTPTDDLVDTTAGQGRRVRGGGDTVDNDEESIPAVRGRGVTATRGGENSDDEQAALPVRGRGRSRGRSRSRGTARSRSRSTRGRGRGRGRGRGRGTTATPGSTTTPGSTNYLEAVSDNWHKREPDSCTYVYNKTPGSTVPIPDGTSSIDIFCRFFTDEVWDLLVTETNRYAHDHPSTKPNARVYDDVDIDEVKAFIGVLILMGIL, from the exons ATGATAAAAGGATCCCTCCCGCAAAGTCGATTCATTTTGCGCGAAGGTGATATAATGGCGTCTACACGGATTTTAGAAGAGGATTTGATTCAAGCCGTTTTTGATGGGCTTTCTGAAGAAGATGAAAGTGACAACGATGAAGACAACGAAATCTATGCCTTCTTGGGCGCTCCGACAGTACGGCGAGCGGACCTGATGGCGGCAAACCTTGCTGAGGACGAAGGCGAGGATCAAGAAGAACAGGAGGACCAATTTGATCATGCTGATCTGATGGCTGGCTGCCTTAGCATAGCTGGAGGTGATCAAGAACACGAAGTCAGTAGCACACCATTAGTAGCTAGCACGACAGGCTCAAGCAATGCTAACCTTGACACTAGCGTTATTGAAAATGATTTATCTGACAGAGAGGTTTTGGCAGCGTACACG ggtagtagtagtagtgataaCAGTGACGATGATACACATCCAAGTGCTCCAAAACGGCCAAGGCGAGCTCGAGTAACCAGAGCTCAATGCCGTATGCCACGGCGTGACTGCTCTACAAGGCATACACCTACGGATGATCTCGTGGATACCACTGCTGGACAAGGACGAAGAGTTAGAGGAGGTGGAGATACAGTTGATAATGATGAAGAATCGATACCAGCAGTCAGGGGACGTGGAGTAACAGCTACAAGGGGGGGTGAAAACAGTGACGATGAACAAGCAGCATTACCTGTACGTGGACGAGGAAGATCTAGAGGTCGCAGCAGATCTAGAGGCACGGCCAGAAGTCGTAGCCGCAGCACTAGAGGCCGTGGTAGAGGGAGGGGCCGTGGTAGAGGACGAGGAACAACAGCAACTCCAGGATCAACAACAACTCCAGGGTCAACAAATTACCTAGAGGCAGTGTCTGACAACTGGCACAAAAGAGAGCCTGACTCTTGTACTTACGTATACAATAAGACTCCAGGCTCCACTGTGCCAATTCCAGATGGTACATCTTCAATAGATATATTTTGTAGGTTCTTCACTGATGAAGTATGGGACCTACTAGTGACGGAGACTAATAGATATGCTCACGATCATCCATCCACAAAACCCAATGCTCGAGTTTATGATGATGTTGACATCGATGAGGTGAAGGCATTTATTGGAGTACTTATCTTGATGGGAATACTTTGA